One part of the Lycium ferocissimum isolate CSIRO_LF1 chromosome 8, AGI_CSIRO_Lferr_CH_V1, whole genome shotgun sequence genome encodes these proteins:
- the LOC132068516 gene encoding GDSL esterase/lipase At2g04570-like, with amino-acid sequence MEAHNFIPLLIIILVQILLLVPSTLAGKVPAIIVFGDSSVDAGNNNQISTVLKSNFEPYGRDFFNKQPTGRFCNGRIPPDFISEAFGLRQFVPAYLDPMFKISDFAVGVCFASAGTGYDNATSEVLNVLPLWKEIENYKEYQKKLEAYAGRKKAKYIIQEALYLVSMGTNDFLENYYSMSSKRASQYTTEQFRSFLIDLAENFIKQIYHLGARKISLTGLPPMGCLPLERATNYFGGNGDGCNEKYNDCAVHFNEMLSGLVKKLNGELPGIKVVFSNAYDLILQMIKNPSSFGFEVAGVACCGTGLFEMSYLCDNLNPFTCTDANKYVFWDSFHVTEKTNLIITNFLMKNVLNEFL; translated from the exons atggaagctcACAATTTCATTCCATTGCTGATTATAATTCTTGTCCAAATCTTGCTACTAGTTCCTTCTACTCTAGCAGGAAAAGTTCCAGCAATTATAGTTTTCGGCGACTCATCGGTAGATGCTGGAAATAATAACCAAATTTCTACTGTTCTTAAGAGTAATTTTGAGCCATATGGACGTGACTTTTTTAATAAACAACCTACAGGAAGATTTTGCAATGGTCGAATTCCACCAGATTTTATATCTGAGGCTTTTGGTTTAAGACAATTTGTACCAGCTTATTTGGATCCTATGTTTAAAATATCTGATTTTGCCGTTGGTGTTTGCTTTGCTTCTGCTGGTACTGGTTATGATAATGCCACTTCTGAAGTTCTT AATGTGCTGCCTTTgtggaaggaaatagaaaacTACAAGGAGTATCAGAAGAAACTAGAAGCATATGCGGGcagaaagaaagcaaaatacATAATACAAGAAGCATTATATCTTGTCAGCATGGGAACAAACGATTTCTtagaaaattattattcaatGTCGAGCAAACGTGCATCTCAATACACAACAGAACAATTTCGAAGTTTCCTTATTGATCTTGCAGAGAATTTTATCAAGCAAATTTATCATCTTGGTGCTAGGAAAATATCCTTAACTGGACTTCCTCCTATGGGTTGTTTACCTTTAGAAAGGGCAACTAATTATTTTGGAGGAAATGGAGATGGATGCAATGAGAAATATAATGATTGTGCTGTGCATTTTAATGAGATGTTGAGTGGTTTGGTGAAGAAATTAAATGGGGAGCTTCCTGGGATTAAAGTGGTTTTCTCTAACGCATATGATCTCATACTTCAAATGATCAAAAATCCTTCTTCATTTG GATTTGAGGTGGCAGGTGTAGCATGTTGTGGCACAGGATTATTTGAAATGAGTTATTTGTGTGATAACTTAAACCCATTCACATGCACAGACGCAAATAAGTACGTCTTTTGGGATTCTTTCCATGTCACGGAGAAAACAAATCTCATTATCACCAATTTCTTGATGAAAAATGTCCTTAATGAATTTTTATAG